A window from Erythrolamprus reginae isolate rEryReg1 chromosome 9, rEryReg1.hap1, whole genome shotgun sequence encodes these proteins:
- the RFWD3 gene encoding E3 ubiquitin-protein ligase RFWD3, with the protein MAAAAAEAMEMDFLPAAEADEREPPAAPHREEASARRPAFARPSRDAAAAESGRPRRSRRTLAGAPRTAAPSASASSSQRAARARSTASLHSYFQVSRTQPTEPSLLVIHNESSSDETVVLSDSESSSNSSSPTEDEEEPARNVEEIPLIGLEVIVSNQMELPGDDSNETERPDSRVTASQPKKTTPSKKSNPAASLVPLEEDSGDTCAICFEEWTNAGQHRLAALRCGHLFGYSCIDRWLKGQVSKCPQCNKKAKRTDIVVLYARTLKALDTTEQENMKSSLEKEQVLRRKAELESAQSRLQLQVMTEECSKLKQQVQELKALLVRHNASSSSQQSSSVRSCFPGCLSSSQGQHKYHFERAFLVSQMGNCRVMAYCDPLSCLVVSQPSPQSTLLPGYGIKMMSAVNLKSSQYVPIHSKQIRGLAFSNRADGLLLSASLDHTLRLTSLATNTVVQTYNANRPIWCCCWCLDDTNYVYAGLANGSILVYDLRDTNSYVQELAPQKSRCPVVSLSYLPRMASASLPHGGLVSGTLEGACFWEQKSSNSYRPHDLLLEPGGCIDLQTEASTRHCLATFRPNRSNNCLQCVVMELTSSQLTDRDAEIVCSCNPIQTLTAGPTCKLLTKNAIFQSPEDDGSILVCAGDEASNSAMLWDAGSGTLLQKLTADLPVLDVCPFEVNRNSFLATLTEKMVKIYKWQ; encoded by the exons atggcggcggcggcggcggaggccaTGGAAATGGATTTCCTGCCTGCGGCCGAGGCCGACGAGCGGGAGCCCCCCGCCGCACCCCATCGCGAGGAAGCCTCGGCGCGCCGTCCGGCGTTTGCCCGCCCCTCACGGGACGCTGCGGCGGCGGAGTCGGGGAGGCCGCGTCGCTCCCGGAGGACCCTGGCCGGCGCCCCTCGGACAGCGGCTCCCTCAGCCTCCGCGTCGTCCTCCCAACGAGCAGCCCGGGCCAG ATCCACAGCATCATTGCACAGTTATTTCCAGGTCAGTAGGACCCAACCAACAGAACCATCACTCCTGGTAATCCACAATGAGAGCAGCTCAGATGAAACAGTGGTCTTAAGTGATTCCgagagcagcagcaacagcagcagccccaCAGAGGACGAAGAGGAACCAGCAAGAAATGTAGAGGAAATACCTCTAATCGGCTTGGAAG TAATTGTCTCCAATCAAATGGAGCTTCCTGGAGATGATTCTAATGAAACAGAGCGTCCTGATTCTAGAGTCACTGCTTCCCAACCAAAGAAG acaACTCCGTCAAAGAAAAGCAATCCAGCGGCTTCTCTGGTTCCTTTGGAAGAGGACAGTGGAGATACCTGTGCCATCTGTTTTGAAGAGTGGACGAACGCCGGGCAGCATCGTCTTGCTGCACTGCGCTGCGGGCATCTCTTTGGCTACAGCTGCATTGATAGGTGGCTGAAGGGTCAAGTGAGCAAATGCCCTCAG tGCAATAAGAAAGCCAAACGCACAGATATTGTCGTCCTTTATGCCCGTACTCTGAAAGCGCTGGACACCACTGAACAGGAAAACATGAAAAG CTCTTTAGAAAAGGAACAAGTCCTGAGAAGGAAAGCAGAACTGGAATCAGCCCAGAGTCGCCTCCAGCTGCAGGTCATGACGGAGGAGTGCAGCAAACTGAAGCAGCAAGTACAG GAACTGAAGGCTTTGCTGGTCCGGCACAACGCCAGCTCCTCCTCTCAGCAGTCCAGCAGTGTTCGCTCTTGCTTTCCCGGCTGCCTCTCCTCCAGCCAGGGTCAGCACAAGTACCATTTCGAGAGAGCCTTTCTGGTCTCTCAGATGGGCAACTGCCGAGTGATGGCCTACTGTGACCCCCTGAGCTGCCTCGTGGTCTCACAGCCCTCTCCGCAGAGTACTCTccttcctg GTTACGGAATCAAGATGATGAGTGCTGTCAACCTGAAGAGCAGTCAGTATGTGCCCATCCACAGCAAGCAGATCCGGGGTCTGGCCTTCAGCAACCGGGCAGACGGCTTGCTCTTATCTGCTTCTTTGGACCACACGCTCAGGCTTACAAG cCTAGCCACAAACACTGTTGTACAGACCTACAACGCTAACCGCCCTATCTGGTGCTGCTGCTGGTGTCTCGACGACACCAACTATGTCTATGCTGGGCTGGCTAATGGATCTATCTTGGTCTATGATCTGCGGGACACAAACTCCTATGTCCAGGAACTGGCTCCACAGAAGTCCAG GTGTCCTGTGGTGTCTTTATCTTACCTTCCTCGAATGGCTTCAGCTTCACTGCCACATGGTGGACTGGTATCTGGAACACTGGAAGGAGCCTGTTTTTGGGAGCAGAAGTCTAGCAATTCTTACCGACCTCATGATCTCCTTCTTGAACCCGGAGGTTGCATTGACCTTCAGACAGAAGCCAGCACACGACACTGCCTTGCAACCTTCAGGCCCA ACCGAAGCAACAACTGTTTGCAGTGTGTGGTGATGGAGCTGACATCTAGTCAGTTGACAGACCGAGATGCCGAAATTGTCTGTTCGTGCAACCCCATTCAAACTCTTACTGCAGGTCCTACCTGCAAACTCTTAACCAAAAATGCCATTTTTCAAAGTCCTGAAGATGACGGCAGCATCCTTGTGTGTGCAGGGGATGAAGCATCAAACTCTGCCATG CTCTGGGACGCAGGAAGTGGAACTCTCCTTCAGAAACTAACAGCTGATCTCCCTGTGTTGGATGTCTGTCCTTTTGAGGTGAATCGCAACAGCTTTCTTGCTACTTTGACAGAGAAGATGGTGAAAATCTACAAGTGGCAGTGA